The Quercus robur chromosome 7, dhQueRobu3.1, whole genome shotgun sequence genome has a segment encoding these proteins:
- the LOC126691999 gene encoding uncharacterized protein LOC126691999 isoform X3: MGKKEGEKNGEDNKVAPAPAPAEKKDDVSDTAVYKIDCNCNGCVEKIEKALRHFDGVEGVKIDRDACELTVKGTNLDLTAIREKLEKEIKKKFELVSPQPKKGGGGGGGGGYKKPEKKKAEKKEEPKKPKELRDELHKEILQLARENLENEPPIMELRNQKEGEKNGGDNKVAPAEKKDVVSVTAIYKIDCNCEGCVEKIKKALCHFDGVEELKIDCNKLTVKGTNLDPTAIREKLEKEIKKKFELVSTQPKKGGGGGGGGYKKPEKKKAEKKEEPKKPKELRDELHKETLQLARENLENEPPIMELRNQKEGEKNSGDNKVAQVQAPVPVPAEKKDDIFVTAIYKIDCNCEGCAEKIKKALCHFDGVEELRIDCNKLTVKGTNLEPTAIREKLEKEIKKKFELVSPQPKKGSGGGCGYKKPKEKKAENKEEPKKPKELMDELHKETLQLARENLENKPPIMELRNQINQLIEELFPPLILLDQQPQPRPQDGSSQSWYPPSVVSSPNSSRPGTPSSASSSSFSSHRTSDRPQSPSHVSPAEAAGIIAVLKDKSVDELRKLLSDKDAYHHFLLSLDQVKIQNNSRDELRKETLQLARENLEKEPRIMELRNQCRIIRTTELAAAQEKLNELERKKEETLKFYSPQSLLQRLQDANKTEEESENLHKQLLDRDVDLGTFVQKYKKLRTTYHRRALIHLSAKTSSIG; the protein is encoded by the exons GTGAAGATAGATCGTGATGCCTGCGAATTGACGGTAAAAGGGACCAACTTAGACCTCACGGCAATCAGAGagaaattggaaaaagaaatcaagaagAAATTTGAGCTGGTTTCTCCTCAGCCCAAAAAAGGCGGTGGCGGCGGTGGTGGCGGTGGCTATAAGAAGCCGGAAAAGAAGAAggctgaaaagaaagaagagcctAAGAAACCCAAAGAG TTAAGAGATGAACTTCATAAGGAGATTCTACAACTTGCGA GGGAGAACTTGGAAAACGAACCACCGATTATGGAGCTTAGAAACCAG aaagagggagaaaagaATGGTGGAGATAACAAGGTCGCACCAGCAGAGAAGAAAGACGTCGTTTCGGTCACTGCCATTTACAAGATTGACTGCAATTGCGAAGGGTGTGTCGAGAAAATCAAAAAAGCCCTTTGTCATTTCGATG GTGTGGAAGAGTTGAAGATAGATTGTAACAAATTGACAGTAAAAGGGACCAACTTAGACCCCACGGCAATCAGAGagaaattggaaaaagaaatcaagaagAAATTTGAGCTGGTTTCTACTCAGCCCAAAAAAggcggcggtggtggtggtggtggctataAGAAGCCAGAAAAGAAGAAggctgaaaagaaagaagagcctAAGAAACCCAAAGAG TTAAGAGATGAACTTCATAAGGAGACTCTACAACTTGCAA GGGAGAACTTGGAAAACGAACCACCGATTATGGAGCTTAGAAACCAG aaagagggagaaaagaATAGTGGAGATAACAAGGTTGCACAGGTGCAGGCGCCGGTGCCGGTGCCGGCAGAGAAGAAAGACGACATTTTCGTCACTGCCATTTACAAGATCGACTGCAATTGCGAAGGGTGTGCTGAGAAAATCAAAAAAGCCCTTTGTCATTTTGATG GTGTGGAAGAGTTGAGGATAGATTGTAACAAATTGACGGTAAAAGGGACCAACTTAGAGCCCACAGCAATCAGAGagaaattggaaaaagaaatcaagaagAAATTTGAACTGGTTTCTCCTCAACCCAAAAAAGGCAGTGGCGGCGGCTGTGGCTATAAGAAGCCGAAAGAGAAGAAGGCTGAAAACAAAGAAGAGCCTAAGAAACCTAAAGAG TTAATGGATGAACTTCATAAGGAGACTCTACAGCTTGCGA GGGAGAACTTGGAAAACAAACCACCGATTATGGAGCTTAGAAACCAG ATTAATCAACTGATTGAAGAACTTTTTCCTCCTTTGATTCTATTGGACCAACAACCTCAGCCACGTCCACAGGATGGTTCTTCACAGTCTTGGTATCCTCCATCTGTAGTTAGCTCCCCAAATTCATCTCGTCCAGGAACACCAAGCAGTGCCTCTTCTAGCAGCTTCAGTTCACATAGGACTTCAGACAGGCCACAGTCACCATCACATGTTTCACCTGCTGAAGCTGCGGGTATTATTGCTGTTCTGAAGGATAAAAG TGTTGATGAATTACGGAAGCTTTTGTCTGACAAGGATGCATACCATCATTTCTTACTCTCACTTGATcaagtgaaaattcaaaacaat TCAAGAGATGAACTTCGTAAGGAGACTCTTCAACTTGCAA GGGAGAACTTGGAAAAGGAACCACGGATTATGGAGCTTAGAAACCAG TGCAGAATAATACGGACAACAGAATTGGCTGCTGCTCAGGAGAAACTCAATGAGCTtgagagaaagaaggaagagacATTGAAATTCTATTCCCCTCAATCCCTTCTCCAAAGGCTTCAAG ATGCGAATAAGACAGAGGAGGAATCGGAAAACCTGCACAAACAGCTCTTAGATAGGGATGTGGACCTTGGGACCTTTGTGCAGAAATACAAGAAGCTCCGTACCACTTACCATAGGCGTGCGCTTATTCACCTTTCAGCCAAAACTTCTTCAATTGGTTGA